In Halosegnis marinus, one genomic interval encodes:
- a CDS encoding SIMPL domain-containing protein — MRERTIAVVAVALAVLLAGVGAAAALGGTNSVQTPTAAAGDGSTVSVGASGSAEAAPDRAVVRIAVVATGDTADEARERLAENVSGMRDALRDAGVEDAQVRTTNYDLSENYQARENPDAPGYRAYHGFQVTLDDIDTVGTVIDAAVDGGATRVENVRFTLSDERARELRNEALNDAMTNARAQAETLADAGDLTLGGVHSVATSQGYYGGPVAYETADAGGARTSVESGPVSVQVQVQVTYNATQA, encoded by the coding sequence GTGCGAGAACGAACCATCGCCGTCGTCGCCGTCGCGCTCGCCGTCCTCCTCGCGGGGGTCGGCGCCGCGGCCGCGCTCGGCGGCACGAACTCCGTACAGACTCCGACCGCGGCGGCGGGCGACGGTTCCACCGTCTCCGTGGGCGCGAGCGGCAGCGCCGAGGCCGCGCCCGACCGCGCCGTCGTCCGCATCGCCGTGGTGGCGACCGGCGACACCGCGGACGAGGCGCGCGAGCGGCTGGCCGAGAACGTCTCCGGGATGCGCGACGCGCTCCGCGACGCCGGCGTCGAGGACGCGCAGGTCCGCACGACGAACTACGACCTCTCGGAGAACTACCAGGCGCGCGAGAACCCCGACGCGCCGGGCTACCGCGCGTACCACGGCTTCCAGGTGACGCTCGACGACATCGACACCGTCGGGACGGTCATCGACGCCGCCGTCGACGGCGGGGCGACCCGCGTCGAGAACGTGCGGTTCACGCTCTCGGACGAGCGCGCCCGCGAACTCCGCAACGAGGCGCTGAACGACGCGATGACGAACGCCCGCGCGCAGGCCGAGACGCTCGCCGACGCCGGCGACCTGACCCTCGGCGGCGTCCACAGCGTCGCCACCTCGCAGGGCTACTACGGCGGCCCGGTCGCCTACGAGACGGCCGACGCCGGGGGCGCGCGCACGAGCGTCGAGTCCGGTCCCGTCTCCGTGCAGGTGCAGGTGCAGGTGACGTACAACGCCACCCAGGCGTAA
- a CDS encoding TIGR00341 family protein, whose amino-acid sequence MRLVQVTVPAGKRDTVLGTLDEEGIDYVLTDETSGREYVGVVYFPLPTAAVEPVLERLREAGIDDRAYTVIIDAETVVSRKFEQLKEEYEENDENDDRIAREELQARAEDLAPSLPTYVVMTVVSAVIATAGLLLDSPATVVGSMVIAPLIGPAMTAAVGSVVDEDELFVRGVRMQVLGMSIAVVAAAVFAFAVNALNFVPASLDPGSLGQVRERLNPDFLSLVVALGSGVAGAVSLTTGVSSALVGVMIAVALVPPAATVGIGIAYGSVSMAVSSGVLAVVNGLSINLAALSVLWYYGYRPARFFREDEARTATVRRVAVLVVAVALLSTFLGGVTYDTLATADVESNVEGEVEALFAADGAYPEMAAFETTVAFEPRDPVFLLHDASSVTVTVGVPPDADTAGVTDAIRERVTAVAGPDVEVQVRFVPYRTA is encoded by the coding sequence GTGCGACTCGTTCAGGTGACCGTCCCCGCCGGGAAGCGCGACACCGTCCTCGGGACGCTCGACGAGGAGGGCATCGACTACGTCCTCACCGACGAGACGAGCGGCCGCGAGTACGTCGGCGTCGTCTACTTCCCGCTCCCGACCGCGGCCGTCGAACCGGTGCTCGAACGGCTCCGCGAGGCGGGTATCGACGACCGGGCGTACACGGTTATCATCGACGCGGAGACGGTCGTCTCCCGGAAGTTCGAGCAGTTGAAAGAGGAGTACGAGGAGAACGACGAGAACGACGACCGCATCGCCCGCGAGGAGCTACAGGCCCGCGCGGAGGACCTCGCCCCGTCGCTCCCGACGTACGTCGTCATGACCGTCGTGAGCGCCGTCATCGCCACCGCGGGCCTGCTCCTCGACTCGCCGGCCACCGTCGTCGGTTCGATGGTCATCGCGCCGCTCATCGGCCCGGCGATGACCGCCGCGGTCGGGAGCGTCGTGGACGAGGACGAACTGTTCGTCCGCGGCGTGCGGATGCAGGTGCTGGGGATGAGCATCGCCGTCGTCGCGGCGGCCGTCTTCGCGTTCGCGGTGAACGCGCTCAACTTCGTGCCCGCGTCGCTCGACCCCGGTTCGCTCGGGCAGGTGCGCGAGCGGCTCAACCCCGACTTCCTCTCGCTCGTGGTGGCGCTCGGCTCGGGGGTGGCGGGGGCCGTCTCGCTCACGACGGGCGTCTCCTCGGCGCTCGTCGGCGTGATGATCGCCGTCGCGCTCGTCCCGCCCGCCGCGACGGTCGGCATCGGCATCGCCTACGGGAGCGTCTCGATGGCCGTCTCGTCGGGCGTTCTCGCCGTGGTGAACGGGCTCTCCATCAACCTCGCGGCGCTGTCGGTGCTGTGGTACTACGGCTACCGCCCCGCGCGGTTCTTCCGCGAGGACGAGGCCCGCACCGCCACCGTCCGCCGGGTCGCGGTCCTCGTCGTCGCCGTCGCCCTGCTCTCGACGTTCCTCGGCGGCGTCACCTACGACACGCTCGCCACGGCCGACGTGGAGTCGAACGTCGAGGGCGAGGTGGAGGCGCTGTTCGCCGCGGACGGCGCGTACCCCGAGATGGCCGCCTTCGAGACGACCGTCGCCTTCGAGCCGCGTGACCCCGTCTTCCTCCTGCACGACGCCTCGTCGGTGACGGTCACCGTCGGGGTACCGCCCGACGCCGACACCGCGGGCGTCACCGACGCCATCCGCGAGCGCGTCACGGCCGTCGCGGGTCCCGATGTCGAGGTGCAGGTTCGCTTCGTCCCCTACCGGACGGCATAG